A single genomic interval of Zunongwangia sp. HGR-M22 harbors:
- a CDS encoding beta-N-acetylhexosaminidase produces MKLFFFSVVVVFSMIFNLNAQDKPAIIPKPNKIEWTDGEFQFSSIINYYSNPEADKNLARLEDLLKTTGSELQKTSEEEAHVSLKIDKNLASKLSTEGYQLKITSEKIEIIAAENSGLFYGIITLRQLFPAEVESGNITSAFTIPTVNIQDKPYYQWRGTMIDMARSFFGLEYLKKHIDRMALYKLNRLHLHLSDDQGWRIEIKKWPKLTEIGGKSAINDGQSGFLTQAEFKELQAYAKERNVMIIPEIDMPGHTYAALQSYPELNCENFENLDPKRATPPEAYNGTEVGWSKFCMEKPLVYEFIADVIAELAEITEAPYLHIGGDEIEDKHYKDFVIKAEKLVRLNGKTTIGWEEVTQAQVDVSFISQRWTGTTESVVDTRVIESICKNFYLDHGNVPDQPNTYSWCKKDGVSLENVYSFISENRKAIGVEGALWTELVHNAATADDRLWPRSIAVAEVGWTAPEKKNYTEFTKRLGLHGKRLFNLDVNFYTTPNVDWNTTK; encoded by the coding sequence ATGAAGCTTTTTTTCTTTTCGGTTGTAGTTGTTTTTTCAATGATATTCAATCTTAATGCTCAGGATAAACCGGCAATTATCCCAAAGCCTAATAAAATTGAATGGACCGATGGGGAGTTTCAGTTTTCTTCTATAATAAATTACTATTCTAATCCTGAAGCTGATAAAAACTTAGCTCGATTAGAAGATTTACTGAAAACAACTGGCAGTGAACTGCAAAAAACTTCAGAAGAAGAGGCTCATGTTTCTTTAAAAATTGATAAAAATCTTGCCTCAAAATTAAGTACAGAAGGATACCAACTTAAAATCACTTCAGAAAAAATAGAAATTATAGCGGCAGAGAATAGCGGACTTTTCTACGGAATTATAACCCTACGACAGCTATTTCCAGCTGAAGTAGAAAGTGGTAATATAACGTCAGCATTTACGATTCCTACGGTAAATATTCAGGATAAACCTTACTATCAATGGCGCGGTACCATGATCGATATGGCACGCAGCTTTTTTGGTTTAGAGTACTTAAAAAAGCATATCGATCGAATGGCTTTATATAAATTAAATCGTCTTCATTTACATTTGAGCGACGATCAAGGCTGGAGAATAGAGATTAAAAAATGGCCAAAATTAACTGAAATAGGAGGAAAGTCGGCTATAAATGACGGCCAATCTGGTTTTTTAACTCAGGCTGAATTTAAAGAATTGCAGGCTTATGCCAAAGAGAGAAACGTGATGATTATTCCTGAAATTGATATGCCGGGACATACTTATGCAGCTTTACAAAGTTATCCTGAACTAAATTGTGAGAATTTTGAAAATTTAGATCCAAAACGTGCAACGCCACCTGAAGCCTACAACGGTACTGAAGTTGGCTGGAGCAAGTTTTGCATGGAAAAACCGTTGGTTTACGAATTTATTGCTGATGTTATTGCCGAACTTGCTGAAATTACTGAAGCCCCTTATCTTCATATAGGAGGCGATGAGATTGAGGATAAACATTATAAAGATTTCGTTATAAAGGCAGAAAAACTTGTTCGCTTAAATGGGAAAACGACTATTGGTTGGGAAGAAGTAACTCAGGCTCAAGTAGACGTATCGTTTATTAGTCAGCGTTGGACAGGCACTACAGAGAGTGTTGTTGATACTCGGGTAATCGAATCTATTTGCAAAAACTTTTACCTAGATCATGGCAATGTTCCCGATCAACCAAATACCTATAGCTGGTGCAAAAAAGACGGTGTTTCTCTAGAAAATGTATATAGTTTTATTTCTGAAAATCGAAAAGCAATTGGAGTAGAAGGTGCATTATGGACCGAACTTGTACATAATGCTGCAACGGCAGACGATCGCCTTTGGCCAAGAAGTATTGCTGTTGCTGAAGTAGGTTGGACAGCTCCTGAAAAAAAGAATTATACTGAATTTACTAAACGACTAGGATTGCATGGCAAAAGATTATTTAATTTAGATGTAAATTTCTATACAACACCAAATGTAGATTGGAATACTACAAAATAG
- the murQ gene encoding N-acetylmuramic acid 6-phosphate etherase, whose amino-acid sequence MESKKPDTEKQSKYNDLEKMSTADLLSNINKEDQTIAENVQKQLPAIEALVNVIVENMQKGGRLFYIGAGTSGRLGVLDASECPPTFGVTADMVIGLIAGGDTALRNAVENAEDDTNQAWKDLEKHKISSNDTLVGIAASGTTPYVIGGINEARKHGISTGCVACSSGSPLGEASEFPVEVVTGPEFVTGSTRMKAGTAQKMVLNMISTSVMIKLGRVKGNRMVDMQLSNKKLVGRGTQMIMEELQVAQSEARDLLLKHGSVRNVLVNYKKELK is encoded by the coding sequence ATGGAAAGTAAAAAACCCGATACCGAAAAGCAGTCGAAATATAACGATCTTGAAAAGATGAGTACAGCAGATTTGCTGTCAAACATTAATAAAGAAGATCAAACGATTGCTGAAAATGTACAAAAGCAATTACCCGCCATTGAAGCCTTGGTAAATGTAATTGTCGAAAATATGCAAAAAGGAGGACGGTTATTTTATATTGGCGCAGGTACTAGCGGTAGATTAGGTGTTTTAGATGCATCAGAATGTCCGCCAACATTTGGGGTGACGGCAGATATGGTTATTGGTTTGATCGCAGGTGGAGATACAGCCCTAAGAAATGCTGTTGAAAATGCCGAAGATGATACCAATCAGGCGTGGAAAGATCTTGAAAAGCATAAAATTTCATCAAATGATACTTTAGTTGGTATTGCAGCTTCAGGAACTACACCTTATGTAATTGGTGGAATAAATGAAGCCAGAAAACATGGAATTTCAACGGGATGTGTCGCATGTAGCAGTGGAAGCCCTTTAGGCGAAGCTTCAGAATTTCCTGTAGAAGTAGTTACGGGACCTGAATTTGTTACCGGTAGTACAAGAATGAAAGCAGGTACCGCACAGAAGATGGTTTTAAACATGATTTCTACCAGCGTGATGATAAAATTGGGACGAGTAAAAGGCAACCGAATGGTAGATATGCAACTTTCAAATAAAAAATTGGTTGGCCGTGGTACCCAAATGATTATGGAAGAACTACAAGTTGCCCAATCTGAAGCTAGAGACTTATTACTAAAACATGGTAGCGTAAGAAATGTTCTTGTTAATTATAAAAAAGAACTCAAATAA
- a CDS encoding DeoR/GlpR family DNA-binding transcription regulator, producing MKKTERHDIILNEVHLHNRVLLSDLTSILNVSMDTVRRDLVELDKQKLLKKVHGGAVSNGFNIHTDQNREIYEYENKSIIAKKGISLLNTGDVVLITGGSTNLELAKLLPKKMNLTFFTPSLPMAVELLNNSSMQSEVHLIGGKLSKGSQLATGGSSINTLAEITADICFLGTGYMDLEKGITEIDWEIAQMKKAMVNSSKKIVSLSISKKLNTVNRYKICDLTQVDTLVTELDPTEKSLQKYQKAGLKLL from the coding sequence ATGAAAAAGACAGAGCGTCACGACATCATTCTTAATGAGGTTCATTTACATAACAGAGTACTATTAAGTGATTTGACCAGCATACTAAATGTTTCTATGGATACCGTTCGTAGAGACCTTGTTGAGTTAGATAAACAAAAACTTCTAAAAAAAGTTCATGGCGGTGCAGTTTCTAATGGTTTCAATATTCATACCGATCAAAATCGTGAAATCTACGAATACGAAAACAAATCTATTATTGCGAAAAAAGGTATTTCTTTATTGAATACTGGCGACGTTGTGCTTATAACGGGTGGGTCTACAAATTTAGAATTGGCGAAATTATTACCCAAAAAGATGAATCTTACATTCTTTACTCCAAGCTTACCAATGGCGGTAGAATTGCTTAATAATTCTTCAATGCAAAGCGAAGTACATTTAATTGGTGGTAAACTGTCTAAAGGATCGCAGCTGGCTACCGGGGGAAGTTCTATCAATACTTTAGCTGAAATTACTGCAGATATCTGTTTTTTGGGAACCGGCTATATGGATCTGGAAAAAGGAATTACCGAAATTGACTGGGAAATCGCACAGATGAAGAAAGCGATGGTTAATTCATCTAAAAAGATCGTTTCATTAAGTATTTCGAAAAAGCTAAATACAGTAAATAGATATAAAATATGTGATCTTACCCAGGTAGATACGTTGGTAACCGAATTGGATCCTACTGAAAAATCACTTCAAAAATATCAAAAAGCAGGTTTAAAATTACTCTAA
- a CDS encoding SusC/RagA family TonB-linked outer membrane protein: MKEQLRKLFFILLLLFSISSWAQEKEVSGTVVDENQIPLPGVNVRVKNLNVGTVTDFDGNFRLSIPDNNDAILVFSSVGFQTQEINTGDKVTFDVRMAVDRESLDEVVVTSFGIEREKKALGYAVQEISSEEVLEGNQQNVVSGLQGKVSGVTIGNSGGAPGSSSVILIRGGTSITGDNQPLFVVDGIPIDNSTGSSLTVASVNRAADLNPEDIESISVLKGPAAAALYGIQAAEGAVIITTKKGKAGSSTISYSGSFSVDEVLGTPNVQQQYGQGTQILSTGGFSYETESPFSWGPEVSSGTQTYDHIDDFYQTAITQNHNVSYSGGTEKGTMYLSIGDLSQDGVIDATSYDKTSFKINTSSQVNDKLTIGASANYIVSEIASTKQGNASGSSYSSLLSYPVNIDIRDYYNEDGSQRMFYNDQRFDNPYWSAENSPNDNKVNRLLGIVNVSYDFLNNFNISYKIGTDYFREFSKRIIGTGSLIENRDEGYISQYERENRRTTSNLIISYDKDITEDFSIDALVGNMVEDLKVHTVYTYGDGFQAPGIYSIGNVSQENQSITEIVRRRRAVGVFGEVKFGWKDALFLNFTGRNDWSSTLPKEDRSFFYPSIGTSAVLTDLLSQGGNDITSDNGLSFLKLRATWAQVGKDAPIGALESFLGTNINSLASSAYTYNGVDIGNPELEPEFTNSYEIGFDSRFFQNRVGLDMSFYYSKSENQILEDIRVPPSAGTFYATLNGGSIENKGIEALLTARIFPRENDFQWDMTYNLGINQSDVIDLPGQLDEVYLSDSWTFGNTAAGAAILGGSLFGLRGYKAVRNDAGELIIGADGLPELETVIFDDVNRLPDWTLGITNTFSYKNFNFTFLLDLVQGQEAYNATKSAFSYYGLAEETLGRSTDGTRVVEGVTANGSPNTVEVTDQQYFQQYWSQNAENFIEDASYARLRYVTLSYDLPTDFLAKLKIVSAQLSVTGRNLFTITDYSGVDPEVNTYGAGIQGAGSMGIDNLGTPNTRGFDVGLRFKF, translated from the coding sequence ATGAAAGAACAACTACGTAAACTTTTCTTCATTTTACTCTTGCTTTTTTCGATTAGCAGCTGGGCCCAGGAGAAAGAGGTTTCAGGAACTGTAGTAGACGAAAATCAAATTCCTTTGCCGGGTGTAAATGTGCGGGTAAAAAATTTGAATGTTGGTACAGTGACAGATTTTGACGGTAACTTCAGGCTATCCATTCCGGATAACAATGATGCGATTTTAGTATTTTCCTCTGTTGGTTTTCAAACTCAAGAAATTAATACAGGAGATAAAGTAACCTTCGATGTAAGGATGGCAGTCGATAGGGAAAGTTTAGACGAGGTAGTGGTAACTTCCTTCGGTATTGAAAGAGAGAAAAAAGCTCTAGGATATGCCGTACAGGAAATTTCTTCGGAAGAAGTTCTTGAAGGAAATCAGCAAAATGTAGTCAGCGGACTTCAGGGAAAAGTTTCTGGGGTTACCATTGGAAATTCTGGTGGAGCACCGGGTTCATCTTCGGTAATTTTAATTAGAGGAGGTACATCGATAACGGGCGACAATCAGCCTTTATTTGTGGTAGATGGTATTCCTATAGATAATTCAACAGGTTCTAGTTTAACCGTTGCTAGTGTTAACCGTGCTGCCGATTTGAATCCGGAGGATATAGAAAGCATATCAGTACTAAAAGGACCAGCAGCAGCAGCACTATACGGTATTCAGGCCGCGGAAGGAGCTGTAATTATCACCACTAAAAAAGGAAAGGCAGGAAGCAGCACTATTTCTTACTCGGGCTCATTTTCTGTAGATGAAGTTTTAGGAACTCCAAATGTGCAGCAACAATATGGGCAGGGTACACAAATATTGAGTACAGGTGGATTTAGTTATGAAACTGAATCACCATTTAGTTGGGGACCTGAAGTTTCTTCGGGAACTCAAACTTACGATCATATAGATGATTTTTATCAAACCGCTATAACTCAAAATCATAATGTGAGTTATTCTGGAGGTACCGAAAAAGGAACGATGTATTTGTCAATTGGAGACTTATCTCAGGATGGTGTAATCGACGCAACTAGTTATGATAAAACTTCTTTCAAGATTAATACCTCCTCGCAAGTAAATGATAAATTAACTATAGGTGCTTCTGCTAATTATATTGTTAGTGAAATTGCAAGTACCAAACAGGGAAATGCAAGTGGAAGTAGCTATAGCAGTTTATTATCCTATCCAGTGAATATAGACATTCGTGACTATTATAATGAAGATGGATCACAACGAATGTTTTATAACGATCAACGTTTTGATAACCCTTATTGGAGCGCAGAAAATAGCCCAAATGATAATAAGGTAAATCGTCTTTTAGGTATTGTAAATGTGAGCTATGATTTTTTAAACAATTTTAATATTTCTTATAAAATTGGTACAGATTATTTTAGAGAGTTCAGCAAAAGAATTATTGGTACAGGCTCATTGATAGAAAATAGAGATGAAGGTTATATAAGTCAGTATGAAAGGGAAAACAGAAGAACAACTTCAAACCTAATTATAAGTTACGATAAAGATATTACAGAAGATTTTTCTATTGATGCTTTGGTAGGGAATATGGTTGAAGATCTAAAAGTTCATACGGTTTATACTTATGGTGATGGTTTCCAGGCTCCAGGTATTTATAGTATTGGAAATGTATCTCAAGAAAATCAATCTATTACTGAAATTGTTAGAAGAAGAAGAGCAGTTGGTGTTTTTGGAGAAGTTAAGTTTGGATGGAAAGATGCCTTATTTTTAAACTTTACAGGAAGAAATGACTGGAGTTCCACACTACCTAAAGAAGATCGTTCATTCTTTTATCCTTCTATAGGAACCTCTGCGGTGCTTACAGATTTATTAAGCCAGGGCGGTAATGATATAACTTCGGATAATGGTTTATCATTTCTGAAATTACGAGCTACATGGGCGCAGGTAGGTAAAGACGCACCAATTGGTGCATTAGAAAGTTTTTTGGGTACTAATATTAATTCACTGGCGAGTTCAGCATACACTTACAACGGTGTTGATATTGGTAATCCTGAATTAGAGCCAGAGTTTACAAATAGTTATGAAATTGGTTTCGATTCTAGATTCTTTCAAAATAGAGTGGGATTAGATATGAGTTTCTACTATAGTAAATCTGAAAATCAAATACTTGAGGATATAAGAGTACCACCATCTGCAGGAACTTTCTATGCAACACTTAACGGTGGTTCTATAGAAAACAAGGGGATAGAAGCCTTGCTTACTGCTAGAATTTTCCCAAGAGAAAATGATTTTCAATGGGACATGACTTATAATCTAGGGATAAATCAAAGTGATGTTATCGATTTACCTGGCCAATTAGATGAAGTTTATCTCTCAGATTCATGGACTTTTGGAAACACAGCAGCTGGAGCAGCAATTTTAGGAGGATCACTTTTTGGCCTGAGAGGCTACAAAGCGGTTAGGAATGATGCTGGAGAATTGATTATAGGAGCAGATGGCTTACCAGAATTAGAAACCGTTATTTTTGATGATGTTAATCGTTTGCCAGATTGGACTTTGGGAATTACAAACACATTTTCTTATAAAAACTTTAATTTCACTTTTCTACTAGATTTAGTTCAGGGTCAGGAAGCTTATAATGCTACCAAATCTGCATTTTCATATTATGGTTTAGCTGAAGAAACTCTAGGTAGATCTACAGATGGTACACGAGTGGTGGAAGGCGTAACTGCGAATGGAAGTCCAAATACAGTTGAGGTAACTGATCAACAATATTTTCAGCAATATTGGTCACAAAACGCTGAAAACTTTATAGAAGATGCCTCTTATGCAAGATTAAGATATGTAACACTTTCTTACGATCTGCCAACAGACTTTCTGGCGAAGCTAAAAATTGTTTCAGCACAACTTTCGGTAACGGGAAGGAATTTATTTACAATAACGGATTATTCAGGAGTAGATCCAGAAGTTAATACTTATGGTGCAGGAATTCAGGGAGCTGGTTCTATGGGTATAGATAATTTGGGAACACCAAATACCAGAGGTTTTGATGTAGGATTACGATTTAAATTTTAG
- a CDS encoding SusD/RagB family nutrient-binding outer membrane lipoprotein, protein MKKIYNYIILVSLVSFSFSCSDDYFDVNSSETQPTNTGLAPQYRIEGAIENTVATAQYRGVREVLGVVQYGSQNTAAYYSESWNTFLTTGSYFLWQNVYVYALPNTADLIFLGEEYNSPHYTAVGKILRAYLFGMATDQYGAIVTDDSYDPGQTIQLEPEFVSQEEVYEEIFLLLDEALAELDMESELGLDDEDGDILYHGDLEQWKRFANSTKARYLNHLSKKSSGEHAYDPQAIISAAENGFNSNEDNALIQYGGGEASNDNQPFSESGYGSTRFDYFSEFFVELLKNPLNISSDFQDPRLSVIVPEAINGGYQGVPTGAGVDNEDEEGDNYSVGNGGFYTSPDSPTYMMTYSEVKFIEAEARFRSGDVAGAYTAYKTGVEADLQKLNISAEEISNYLTKIDTEIGQTEFDLSQIFVQKYIANMLNPETWVDFRRVDYSSDIYPGLERPENVNVSIFPNEDDWIRAMMYEYNEEDRNYENMPNNDPSVRLTTPVWWDIEE, encoded by the coding sequence ATGAAGAAGATATATAACTATATAATATTAGTTTCATTGGTGAGCTTTTCATTTTCATGTAGTGACGACTATTTTGATGTCAATAGCTCAGAAACGCAACCTACAAATACAGGTTTGGCTCCGCAGTATAGAATTGAAGGAGCGATAGAAAATACGGTTGCAACTGCACAATATCGAGGGGTTAGAGAAGTATTAGGAGTCGTTCAATACGGTTCGCAAAATACAGCAGCCTATTATTCAGAATCGTGGAATACTTTTCTTACAACAGGGAGTTATTTTTTGTGGCAAAATGTATATGTATATGCGTTACCAAATACAGCCGATTTAATTTTTCTTGGTGAAGAATACAATTCACCACATTATACAGCGGTAGGTAAAATTTTAAGGGCTTATCTTTTTGGGATGGCTACAGATCAATACGGAGCTATTGTTACAGATGATAGTTATGATCCTGGACAGACCATACAATTAGAGCCAGAATTTGTATCTCAAGAAGAAGTATACGAAGAAATATTCCTTTTATTAGATGAGGCATTAGCAGAGTTGGATATGGAAAGTGAGCTTGGCTTAGATGACGAAGATGGTGATATTTTATATCACGGGGATCTTGAGCAATGGAAGCGTTTTGCTAATTCAACAAAAGCAAGATATTTAAACCATTTAAGTAAGAAATCTTCAGGCGAACACGCTTATGATCCTCAAGCTATAATCAGCGCTGCCGAAAATGGATTTAATTCTAATGAAGATAATGCGCTAATTCAATATGGTGGTGGAGAAGCTAGTAATGACAATCAGCCTTTTAGTGAGAGCGGTTATGGTTCAACAAGATTTGATTATTTTTCAGAGTTTTTTGTAGAGCTTTTAAAGAATCCTTTAAATATTAGTAGTGATTTTCAAGATCCACGACTTTCAGTAATTGTTCCAGAAGCTATAAACGGAGGGTATCAGGGAGTACCGACAGGAGCCGGAGTAGATAATGAGGATGAAGAAGGAGATAATTATTCTGTTGGTAACGGTGGTTTTTATACTTCACCTGATTCTCCAACTTATATGATGACCTATAGTGAAGTAAAGTTTATTGAAGCTGAGGCTAGATTTAGAAGTGGAGACGTTGCCGGAGCGTACACGGCTTATAAAACCGGTGTAGAAGCAGATTTACAAAAGCTAAATATATCTGCGGAAGAAATTTCCAATTACTTAACCAAAATTGATACTGAAATTGGACAAACTGAATTTGATTTATCCCAGATTTTCGTTCAGAAATATATCGCAAATATGCTGAATCCAGAAACTTGGGTAGATTTTAGAAGAGTAGATTACAGTTCAGATATATATCCCGGATTGGAACGTCCAGAAAATGTGAATGTAAGCATTTTTCCAAATGAAGACGACTGGATTAGAGCAATGATGTATGAGTATAATGAAGAAGATCGTAATTATGAAAATATGCCAAATAACGATCCATCAGTTAGATTAACTACGCCGGTTTGGTGGGATATCGAAGAATAA
- a CDS encoding glycoside hydrolase family 10 protein, with protein MKRSSLLKNSLAAFSLFLIFSCKTQQTAQPSKPQNQPEVVETQIPKEEKEAEVDTTKPAEVTPEELPDTVEVEKEVLKNEPPIDVAEFRAAWIATVANINWPSRSGLPTAQQQQEAIKLLDFLANHNYNAVIFQVRPQADALYQSDIESWSYFLTGQQGKAPQPFYDPLTFWINEAHQRGMELHVWLNPYRAYHTTGGEISEASVVKTNPEMVLKLQNGMYWMDPARKDVQDRTAAVVEDLVQRYDVDGIHFDDYFYPYDSYNGGKDFPDDQSWNAYKTAGGKLSRGDWRRKNVDDFIERVAKLVKKEKDFVKFGISPFGIWRPGYPQSIAGYDQYEKLYADAKKWLNEGWVDYLTPQLYWKTDQTAQSFPVLLNWWEEENTKNRHLWPGINAGLIKEEGYENELFNQILITRGMLAKDAGAVLWDLKALINDKEAEKALAENYFRKPALVPPSPWIDNKAPKLPEVSTNLDVNTLRISWEHPNENDVFRWVLYFQYEGSKWDFKILNNDQLSELKTTLSYLVGEKKVKLSKIGITAVDRTGNQSDFNEIILE; from the coding sequence ATGAAAAGATCTTCCCTACTTAAAAACAGTTTAGCTGCTTTTAGTTTATTTTTAATTTTCTCCTGTAAAACCCAGCAAACAGCACAACCTTCCAAACCTCAAAATCAGCCGGAAGTTGTAGAAACTCAAATTCCTAAAGAAGAAAAAGAAGCTGAAGTTGATACCACAAAACCTGCTGAGGTCACTCCGGAAGAATTGCCTGATACCGTTGAGGTGGAAAAAGAGGTTTTAAAAAACGAACCACCAATCGATGTAGCCGAGTTTCGTGCCGCATGGATAGCGACGGTAGCGAATATTAACTGGCCATCACGTTCGGGTTTGCCAACTGCGCAGCAACAGCAAGAAGCGATAAAATTGCTCGATTTTTTAGCGAATCATAATTATAATGCGGTAATCTTTCAGGTGCGTCCGCAAGCCGATGCTTTGTATCAAAGTGATATTGAATCCTGGTCGTATTTTTTAACCGGGCAACAAGGAAAAGCGCCACAACCTTTTTACGATCCGCTTACTTTTTGGATCAATGAAGCGCATCAACGCGGAATGGAATTACACGTTTGGTTAAACCCATATCGTGCTTATCATACCACCGGTGGCGAAATTAGCGAAGCTTCCGTAGTAAAAACCAATCCGGAGATGGTGTTGAAATTGCAAAACGGAATGTACTGGATGGATCCTGCTCGCAAAGATGTTCAAGATCGTACAGCTGCAGTGGTAGAAGATTTGGTACAGCGTTATGATGTAGACGGAATTCATTTTGATGATTATTTTTACCCATATGATTCGTACAACGGAGGAAAAGATTTTCCCGACGATCAAAGTTGGAACGCGTATAAAACTGCCGGTGGAAAATTAAGCAGGGGAGACTGGCGTCGTAAAAACGTAGATGATTTTATCGAGCGTGTGGCAAAATTGGTTAAAAAAGAGAAAGATTTTGTGAAGTTTGGGATTAGTCCGTTTGGGATTTGGCGTCCCGGTTATCCGCAATCTATCGCCGGTTACGATCAGTACGAAAAGTTGTATGCCGATGCCAAAAAATGGTTAAACGAAGGTTGGGTAGATTATCTTACGCCGCAGTTGTATTGGAAAACCGATCAAACTGCGCAAAGTTTTCCGGTTTTATTAAACTGGTGGGAAGAAGAAAATACTAAAAACCGACATCTTTGGCCGGGAATTAATGCCGGATTAATTAAAGAAGAAGGTTATGAAAATGAGTTATTCAACCAGATTTTGATTACTCGTGGAATGTTAGCTAAAGATGCCGGAGCCGTGTTGTGGGATTTAAAAGCATTGATAAATGATAAAGAAGCTGAAAAAGCTTTAGCGGAAAACTATTTCAGAAAACCGGCCTTGGTACCGCCAAGTCCGTGGATAGATAATAAAGCGCCAAAATTACCTGAAGTTTCAACTAATCTTGATGTAAATACATTACGAATTTCGTGGGAACATCCCAATGAAAATGATGTGTTTAGATGGGTGTTGTATTTTCAGTACGAAGGCAGTAAATGGGATTTTAAGATCCTGAATAACGATCAGCTTTCAGAGCTTAAAACCACGCTTTCTTATTTGGTTGGAGAAAAGAAAGTGAAATTATCGAAAATAGGAATTACAGCGGTAGATCGTACCGGGAATCAAAGTGATTTTAATGAAATTATTTTGGAATAA
- a CDS encoding dipeptide epimerase yields MKIEYHQYQLQLKDTFRISHASRDVQPSLVVSVSHNGCTGFGEAAATSYYGVTVEGMIRSLKKVEKIVEDYIEEPPEVIWEKLYPELKTETFALCALDMALHDLYGKRKQKPLYKLWNLDPSEAPQTSYTIGIASTEDMIRKIKDFPWPLYKIKLGTDHDIEIIKALRKHTNSVFRIDANAAWTAEQAIENSHILKELNVEFLEQPLPVDDFEEQKMLYKNSALPIIADESCIVETDVEKCANNFHGVNIKLTKCGGITPALRMISKAKSLGLKTMVGCMTESTVGISAIAQLAPMLDYVDMDGALLLKNDTSTGVKITSEKVIYPTENGTGVKLFKFE; encoded by the coding sequence ATGAAGATCGAATATCACCAATATCAACTGCAATTAAAAGACACCTTTAGGATTAGTCATGCGTCGCGTGATGTGCAGCCAAGTTTGGTGGTTTCTGTATCTCATAATGGTTGTACCGGTTTTGGGGAAGCAGCCGCAACTTCGTATTACGGAGTGACTGTAGAGGGGATGATTCGGTCTTTAAAAAAAGTCGAAAAAATTGTCGAAGATTATATCGAAGAACCTCCGGAAGTGATTTGGGAAAAGCTTTATCCTGAATTAAAAACTGAAACCTTTGCGCTTTGTGCTTTAGATATGGCCTTGCACGATCTCTACGGAAAAAGAAAGCAAAAACCGCTCTATAAATTGTGGAATCTTGATCCTTCTGAAGCGCCGCAAACCAGTTACACGATTGGAATTGCTTCAACCGAAGATATGATTCGCAAGATCAAAGATTTTCCGTGGCCATTATACAAGATTAAATTAGGAACAGATCATGATATCGAAATTATAAAAGCGCTTCGAAAACATACAAATTCGGTTTTTAGGATCGATGCGAATGCAGCGTGGACTGCCGAGCAGGCAATCGAAAATAGCCATATTTTAAAAGAATTAAACGTGGAATTTTTAGAGCAGCCGCTTCCGGTAGATGATTTTGAAGAGCAAAAAATGCTCTATAAAAATTCAGCATTACCAATAATTGCAGACGAAAGTTGTATTGTAGAAACCGATGTTGAAAAGTGTGCTAATAATTTTCATGGCGTAAATATAAAACTGACTAAGTGCGGCGGAATCACTCCGGCGTTGCGAATGATTTCAAAAGCAAAATCACTGGGTTTAAAAACTATGGTGGGTTGCATGACCGAATCGACCGTAGGGATTTCAGCGATTGCACAACTCGCGCCCATGCTCGATTATGTAGATATGGACGGGGCTTTGTTGTTGAAGAATGATACTTCAACCGGAGTGAAAATTACTTCAGAAAAAGTCATTTATCCCACAGAAAATGGAACCGGTGTAAAATTGTTTAAATTTGAATAA